In a genomic window of Chrysemys picta bellii isolate R12L10 chromosome 1, ASM1138683v2, whole genome shotgun sequence:
- the LOC135973825 gene encoding uncharacterized protein LOC135973825: MQSSPAVMAMQSVNRKRAPAWTDREVLDLIAVWGDESVLSELRSKRRNAKIYEKISKDMAERGYSRDATQCRVKIKELRQGYQKTKEANGRSGSHPQTSRFYEALHSILGAAATTTPPVTVDSEDGILSTAGSSDMLGDGEDEEGDEEGEAVGSSHNADFPDSQDLFITLTEIPYEASPAITPDTESGEGSATPSATVSQPSLESHSQRLARIRRRKKRTREDMFSELMASSQAQAAQQTQWRENLTRMHQANMDREERWRQEDQQATQTLLGLLREQTDTLRRLVDVLQERRQEDRAPLQSISNRPPPPPSPIPTSPKVQRRRGGRVPANSHSTPAESSSSRRLSFPKI, encoded by the exons atgcagagctctccagcagtgatggccatgcagtctgtgaatagaaagagagccccagcatggactgatcgtgaagtcttggatctcatcgctgtgtggggcgatgagtccgtgctttccgagctgcgatccaaaagaaggaatgcaaagatctacgagaagatctctaaagacatggcagagagaggatacagccgggatgcaacgcagtgccgcgtgaaaatcaaggagctgagacaaggctaccagaagaccaaagaggcaaacggacgctccggatcccatccccagacatcccgtttctacgaggcactgcattccatcctcggtgctgccgccaccactaccccaccagtgaccgtggactctgaggatgggatactgtccacggccggttcctcagacatgttaggggacggggaagatgaggaaggagatgaggagggcgaggcagttggcagctctcacaacgctgatttccccgacagccaggatctcttcatcacccttacagagatcccctacgaagcgtccccagccattaccccggacacagaatctggtgaaggatcagcca ccccgtctgcgactgtctcacaacctagcctggaatcacactcccagaggctagcgcggattaggcgtaggaagaagaggacacgggaggacatgttctctgagcttatggcctcttcccaagcccaggcagcacagcagacccagtggcgggagaacttgacccgaatgcaccaagccaacatggatcgggaggagaggtggcggcaggaagaccagcaggcgactcaaacgctgcttggactactgagggagcaaacggacacgctccggcgccttgtggatgttctgcaggaacggaggcaggaggacagagccccgctgcagtccatctctaaccgccctcccccgccaccaagtcccatacccacctcacccaaagtgcaaagaaggagaggcggcagagtccctgctaactctcactccacccctgcagagagctctagtagcagaaggctctcatttcccaaaatttga